A stretch of the Planktothricoides raciborskii GIHE-MW2 genome encodes the following:
- a CDS encoding SPFH domain-containing protein, which translates to MENQFKSSFKQEVVAIEVAQVPANRSIGAIGESQSQNLNLMGMSLPLVVSGFLALALLIWFINNFLCICNPNEILVLSGRKHKTKDGQEVGYRVIFGGRTIRIPILETIKKMDLRTMAVPIEISNAYAKGGTPLQIHAIANVKISSNPAIAGNAIERFLDHNSGEIARVARETLEGNLRGVVATLTPEQLNEDRLQFAERIAQDVEDDLVRLGIHLDTLKIQSVSDNVDYLNSIGRKQIAQILRDAEIAESNAKGEADRVEAQCEQEAQVAKTQARTIIQEKENELRKIKAELEQQARSEEERTKAAANEARARAEQQLQTIRAQLERLRLEADEVLPAEAQKQAQQLKAKGDAAALAENASAAALVNELLAQVWQDTGTDASEVFYIQQIEMVLREAAKIPGRLKLEQVNVIDNGDGKSLACLVNAYPEIFRQFLDRVDDTLGIKVMGNSVSRNGHKTEV; encoded by the coding sequence ATGGAAAATCAATTTAAGTCTTCATTCAAGCAAGAAGTGGTCGCGATCGAAGTGGCCCAAGTCCCCGCGAATCGATCTATCGGGGCTATTGGGGAAAGCCAAAGCCAAAATCTGAACTTAATGGGTATGAGTTTACCCTTGGTTGTTTCCGGATTTTTGGCTTTAGCTTTACTGATCTGGTTTATTAACAATTTTCTGTGCATTTGTAACCCCAATGAAATCCTGGTACTTTCAGGACGGAAACACAAAACTAAAGACGGTCAAGAAGTGGGTTATCGGGTGATTTTTGGCGGACGGACAATCCGCATCCCAATTTTGGAAACCATTAAAAAAATGGATCTCAGAACGATGGCCGTGCCCATTGAGATTTCTAATGCTTATGCCAAAGGAGGAACGCCACTACAAATTCATGCGATCGCCAATGTAAAAATTTCCAGCAACCCGGCCATTGCGGGGAATGCTATTGAACGTTTTCTCGATCACAATAGCGGCGAAATTGCTCGGGTGGCCAGGGAAACTCTCGAAGGCAATTTACGCGGTGTCGTTGCCACCCTCACCCCGGAACAACTCAACGAAGATCGCTTGCAATTTGCCGAACGCATTGCCCAAGATGTAGAAGATGACCTAGTAAGACTGGGCATCCATTTAGACACCTTAAAAATTCAAAGCGTTTCTGATAACGTCGATTACCTGAATTCCATCGGACGCAAACAAATTGCCCAAATTTTACGGGATGCAGAAATTGCCGAATCCAACGCCAAAGGTGAAGCAGACCGAGTAGAAGCCCAATGCGAACAAGAAGCTCAAGTGGCAAAAACTCAAGCTCGCACAATTATCCAGGAAAAAGAAAACGAACTCCGCAAAATTAAAGCGGAATTAGAACAACAAGCGCGGTCAGAAGAAGAACGGACTAAAGCAGCCGCCAATGAAGCCAGAGCGAGAGCGGAACAACAATTACAAACCATTCGGGCTCAGTTAGAGCGGTTGCGTTTAGAAGCGGATGAAGTGCTCCCCGCAGAAGCCCAAAAACAAGCTCAACAACTCAAAGCTAAAGGGGATGCGGCAGCTTTGGCGGAAAATGCCAGTGCCGCTGCTTTGGTGAACGAACTCCTCGCTCAAGTTTGGCAAGACACTGGCACCGATGCTTCCGAAGTGTTTTATATTCAACAAATAGAAATGGTGCTGCGAGAAGCGGCGAAAATTCCTGGCCGTTTGAAACTGGAACAAGTGAATGTGATTGATAACGGTGATGGCAAATCTTTGGCCTGTTTAGTGAACGCTTATCCCGAAATTTTCCGTCAGTTCCTCGATCGCGTTGATGATACTTTGGGAATTAAGGTGATGGGAAATAGCGTCAGTCGCAATGGACATAAAACGGAAGTTTAA
- a CDS encoding MvdC/MvdD family ATP grasp protein, protein MIHLILGNPKDVHVSHLTQALTERDSIVFHLNSRLLPVQLKAAWDSQIQNCYFTLTDGYKLQVENIHSIFLRRISDPCVPSLGNSKQERIAFDDSMTTLRVILKSSPAFWVNNWEISYRIHEEKPLQLASAKKLGINIPATLTTNDPEQISNFAESKEKVIFKPVCGGAWTQTLTSYHLEPKRLNIALKISPVTFQEYIPGTNIRTYVIDRSVYSAEVKSEAVDFRKDKKCQLIPFDLPDNICQQSLDIAKELGLVWTAIDWRLTPDQEYFFLEANSNPLFLYFERTTGFPITNELANLLTKQH, encoded by the coding sequence ATGATTCATCTAATTTTAGGAAATCCAAAAGACGTTCATGTAAGTCATCTTACTCAAGCTCTTACAGAACGAGATTCAATTGTATTTCATTTAAATAGCCGTCTACTACCAGTACAATTGAAAGCAGCTTGGGACTCCCAAATACAAAACTGCTATTTTACTCTAACCGATGGCTACAAGTTACAAGTAGAAAATATTCATAGCATTTTTTTGCGAAGAATTTCAGATCCTTGTGTTCCATCTCTAGGGAACTCAAAACAGGAAAGAATTGCATTTGACGATTCTATGACTACTTTGAGAGTAATACTGAAGTCATCCCCCGCTTTTTGGGTAAATAATTGGGAAATTTCATACCGCATTCACGAAGAGAAACCATTGCAGCTTGCCAGTGCAAAAAAACTGGGTATTAATATTCCTGCAACCCTAACCACTAACGATCCAGAACAAATTAGTAACTTTGCCGAATCAAAAGAAAAAGTTATTTTTAAACCAGTATGTGGTGGAGCGTGGACACAAACATTAACATCTTATCATTTAGAACCTAAACGTTTAAATATAGCCTTAAAAATATCTCCTGTGACTTTTCAGGAATATATTCCGGGTACTAACATTCGCACTTACGTTATAGATCGTTCAGTTTATTCCGCTGAAGTTAAAAGTGAAGCAGTAGATTTTAGAAAAGATAAAAAATGTCAACTGATTCCCTTTGATTTACCCGACAATATTTGTCAGCAATCTTTAGATATTGCCAAAGAATTAGGATTGGTGTGGACAGCGATTGACTGGCGGTTAACCCCAGACCAAGAATATTTTTTTTTAGAGGCAAACTCTAATCCTTTGTTTTTGTATTTTGAACGAACCACTGGTTTTCCAATTACTAATGAATTAGCTAACCTTCTTACTAAACAGCACTAA
- a CDS encoding HNH endonuclease signature motif containing protein — MSSASIPNLLRQLTSDRAKGQCEYCLIHQNFSIYSHEVDHIIAVKHGGQTIAENLALSCLPCNRYKGSDLATFDPLTGEIVPLFNPRTQIWSEHFRLDNGQIIGITPTGRATVFLLKLNEPKRLQIRQILIAQRLYP, encoded by the coding sequence ATGAGTTCTGCTTCAATACCAAATCTTTTACGTCAGCTTACCAGCGATCGGGCAAAAGGTCAGTGCGAATACTGCCTAATTCACCAAAACTTTTCAATTTACAGCCATGAAGTTGACCATATTATTGCGGTCAAACATGGCGGTCAAACGATTGCAGAAAATCTGGCTTTATCTTGTTTACCCTGTAATCGTTACAAAGGTTCTGATTTGGCAACTTTTGATCCACTTACCGGAGAAATTGTCCCGTTATTTAACCCACGCACCCAGATATGGTCAGAGCATTTTCGATTGGATAATGGTCAAATTATTGGGATTACTCCAACAGGTCGCGCAACGGTATTTTTGCTGAAATTAAATGAGCCAAAACGCTTACAAATTCGCCAAATTTTGATTGCCCAAAGACTGTATCCATGA
- the hpsN gene encoding hormogonium polysaccharide biosynthesis glycosyltransferase HpsN, with product MTAPLISVIIPTYNREDALRDSIADVLKQDYPNFEAIVVDQTATHKPEIQQYLEEMSNQGKIRWFRVNWASLPGARNYAVRRAKGEIILFIDDDVQLPDNFLANHAKNYQDNPEIGAIAGRVFDRMKLTDSQGNLIIEQLPPEAMDPGIAWYYIDLVHTVKPQQVLSARGCNMSFRREIFTQHGLKFDERFRGSAVREESDFCLRLRSTGYKIWYDPEAHLVHLGEETGGCHDISTKSWQYQITFYHNHFFLGLKNLTFSQCVRFFARLFDCHVLGHPPCNKSGSPLKMLVRGFFYTLGFFNAVGTQIKSLWNDGQIYTKE from the coding sequence ATGACTGCGCCTTTAATTTCCGTGATTATTCCCACCTATAATCGTGAAGATGCCCTACGAGACAGTATTGCGGATGTACTCAAGCAAGACTATCCCAATTTTGAGGCGATAGTCGTTGACCAAACCGCTACTCATAAACCAGAAATTCAACAGTATTTAGAAGAAATGTCTAATCAGGGAAAAATTCGCTGGTTTAGAGTGAACTGGGCCAGTTTACCTGGGGCGCGAAATTATGCAGTTCGTCGGGCAAAAGGCGAGATTATTCTATTTATTGATGATGATGTCCAATTGCCAGATAATTTTTTAGCAAACCATGCCAAAAACTATCAAGACAACCCCGAAATAGGCGCGATCGCTGGTCGAGTTTTTGACCGAATGAAACTAACCGATTCTCAGGGAAATTTAATCATCGAACAACTGCCCCCGGAAGCAATGGATCCGGGAATTGCTTGGTATTATATTGATTTAGTCCATACGGTAAAACCCCAGCAAGTCCTCTCTGCCAGAGGCTGCAATATGTCGTTTCGCCGGGAAATATTTACGCAGCATGGACTCAAATTTGATGAGCGATTTAGAGGGTCTGCGGTGCGCGAAGAGTCTGATTTTTGTCTGCGGTTACGGTCAACAGGATATAAAATATGGTATGACCCAGAAGCCCATTTAGTTCACCTGGGAGAAGAGACGGGCGGATGTCACGATATTAGCACAAAATCTTGGCAATATCAGATTACTTTTTATCACAATCATTTCTTTTTAGGCTTAAAAAATCTCACCTTTTCTCAATGTGTCCGCTTTTTTGCCCGGTTATTTGATTGTCATGTCCTGGGTCATCCCCCTTGTAATAAAAGTGGTTCACCGCTAAAAATGTTGGTGCGGGGATTTTTTTATACCCTGGGTTTTTTCAATGCAGTTGGCACTCAAATCAAATCTCTCTGGAATGATGGGCAAATTTATACTAAGGAATAA
- the proS gene encoding proline--tRNA ligase gives MRLSQMLFVTLREDPAEAEIPSHKLLVRAGYIRRIAAGVYAYLPFMWRVLKKVSQIVREEMDATGAQECLLPQMQPAQLWQESGRWDTYTKTEGIMFALTDRQEREMGLGPTHEEVITAIARDTIRSYRQLPLHLYQIQTKFRDEIRPRFGLMRGREFIMKDGYSFHASEESLKKTYQDMDRAYRNMIRRCGLDFTAVEADSGAIGGTGSQEFMVLAEAGEDEVLYTADGKYAANVEKAVSFPPDAENSSFTQYEKRETPGTDTIETLSKFLQCSPTQIVKNVLYQAVYDSGMTVLVLVSIRGDQDVNEVKLTNELTKLASQYQGKTLISLTVPDVDAQQKWAAKPLPLGYIAPDLADDYIAKNKQVAPQFLRLVDRTAIDLQNFVTGANESGYHLVGANWGSEFSLPKIQVDIRKAKAGDRAKHDPNQSLQTARGIEVGHIFQLGIKYSQAMGATYTDESGEEKPLIMGCYGVGVSRLAQSAVEQSYDKDGIIWPVAIAPYHAIITIPNINDAEQVEVAEKLYSDLNAAGVETLLDDRSERAGVKFKDADLIGIPYRIVPGRSLKNGKLEVVKRATHESQEIPIEQVVTTIKQWVNAALSV, from the coding sequence ATGCGACTATCTCAAATGCTGTTTGTCACCCTGCGGGAAGACCCAGCGGAAGCGGAAATTCCCAGCCATAAACTTTTGGTGCGGGCGGGTTATATCCGCCGCATTGCCGCTGGGGTCTATGCCTATTTACCCTTCATGTGGCGCGTCCTCAAGAAGGTTTCTCAAATTGTTCGGGAAGAAATGGATGCTACCGGCGCCCAGGAATGTTTGCTGCCCCAAATGCAACCGGCCCAATTGTGGCAAGAGTCAGGACGGTGGGATACTTACACCAAAACTGAGGGGATTATGTTTGCCCTGACTGACCGACAAGAACGGGAAATGGGACTGGGGCCAACCCATGAAGAGGTGATTACCGCGATCGCCCGCGATACGATTCGGTCTTATCGGCAATTGCCCTTACATTTATATCAAATTCAAACCAAATTTCGGGATGAAATTCGGCCTCGGTTTGGCTTGATGCGGGGCAGAGAATTTATTATGAAAGATGGCTATTCTTTCCATGCCTCAGAAGAAAGTCTGAAAAAAACTTATCAGGATATGGATCGGGCTTATAGAAATATGATTCGCCGTTGTGGTCTAGATTTTACCGCTGTGGAAGCAGACTCAGGGGCGATCGGTGGGACTGGTAGCCAAGAATTTATGGTACTCGCAGAAGCCGGAGAAGATGAGGTACTTTATACCGCTGATGGTAAATATGCCGCCAACGTAGAAAAAGCCGTTTCTTTCCCCCCTGATGCGGAAAATTCGTCATTTACTCAGTATGAAAAACGGGAAACTCCGGGTACAGATACTATTGAAACTTTGAGCAAGTTTCTCCAATGTTCGCCAACTCAAATTGTTAAAAATGTGCTTTACCAAGCGGTGTATGACAGTGGCATGACGGTGCTGGTATTAGTAAGCATTCGTGGCGATCAAGATGTGAATGAGGTGAAGTTAACCAATGAGTTAACTAAGTTAGCCAGTCAATATCAAGGCAAAACTCTTATTTCCTTGACCGTTCCTGATGTCGATGCCCAGCAAAAATGGGCGGCGAAACCTTTACCATTGGGTTATATTGCCCCGGATTTGGCCGATGATTATATTGCTAAGAATAAACAGGTTGCGCCTCAGTTTTTGCGCTTAGTTGATCGAACCGCCATAGACCTGCAAAATTTTGTCACCGGGGCGAATGAATCCGGTTATCATCTGGTTGGGGCAAACTGGGGCAGCGAATTTTCTTTACCGAAAATTCAGGTGGATATTCGCAAGGCAAAAGCAGGCGATCGCGCCAAGCATGACCCAAATCAAAGCCTACAAACGGCGCGGGGAATTGAAGTAGGTCATATCTTCCAATTGGGGATTAAATATTCTCAAGCAATGGGGGCAACTTATACCGATGAATCCGGAGAAGAAAAACCCTTAATTATGGGTTGTTATGGCGTCGGAGTTTCTCGCCTTGCCCAGTCAGCGGTGGAACAATCTTATGATAAAGATGGGATAATTTGGCCAGTGGCGATCGCGCCTTATCATGCCATCATCACCATTCCTAATATTAACGATGCCGAACAAGTAGAAGTCGCGGAAAAACTTTATAGCGATTTAAATGCCGCTGGAGTGGAAACCTTATTAGATGACCGCAGTGAACGGGCTGGAGTAAAATTTAAAGATGCGGATTTAATCGGCATTCCCTATCGAATTGTTCCCGGACGTTCCTTGAAAAACGGTAAATTAGAAGTGGTCAAACGGGCTACCCATGAATCTCAAGAAATCCCCATTGAGCAAGTCGTAACCACCATTAAACAATGGGTTAATGCGGCATTATCGGTGTAA
- the hpsO gene encoding hormogonium polysaccharide biosynthesis glycosyltransferase HpsO: MKILVVSHTYIVDLNREKFRALAKLEPGIEVTVVVPRRWQPGGVQNKIIETQPIQEGSFQVVPVSNFSENNQGLLVFGADLIKVLQNFRPDIIQVEQGAKALAYAQLITLNRWLKIGAKNVFFTWWNLPYTLKWPISWLEAYNLKATDGVVVGNQDGADILRDRGYTGPMVVMPQLGVDETLFRPQSQPELAAKLGIKDTDFIVGFVGRFVEEKGLITLAKALEKIPEKPWKWLLLGRGDLESQLLAWAAENGFTDRVIIVESVPHDQVYQYINLMNVLVLPSETTYKFKTLTSVGWKEQFGHVLIEAIACKVPVIGSDSGEIPYVIDDAGLVFPEKDVAALQNCLMQLMENPQLAAELGEKGYQRAIAHYTNQALAQELLKFYQQLLVADIS, encoded by the coding sequence ATGAAAATTTTAGTCGTTAGCCATACTTATATTGTTGACCTAAACCGAGAAAAGTTTAGGGCTTTAGCCAAGTTAGAACCAGGAATTGAGGTGACGGTGGTGGTGCCCCGACGGTGGCAACCCGGTGGGGTGCAAAATAAAATTATTGAAACCCAACCCATTCAAGAAGGTTCTTTTCAAGTAGTGCCGGTTTCTAATTTTAGTGAAAATAATCAGGGTTTATTGGTATTTGGGGCAGATTTGATTAAGGTATTGCAGAATTTTCGCCCGGATATTATCCAAGTTGAACAAGGAGCAAAAGCGCTGGCTTATGCTCAGTTAATTACTCTGAATCGTTGGTTAAAAATTGGGGCAAAAAATGTTTTCTTTACTTGGTGGAATTTGCCTTATACTTTAAAGTGGCCGATTTCTTGGTTAGAAGCCTATAATTTAAAAGCTACTGATGGGGTAGTGGTGGGTAATCAAGATGGGGCAGATATTTTGCGCGATCGCGGATATACTGGCCCGATGGTAGTGATGCCTCAATTGGGGGTTGATGAAACTTTGTTTCGTCCCCAAAGCCAACCGGAATTAGCGGCTAAACTGGGAATTAAAGATACGGATTTTATTGTGGGATTTGTAGGCCGATTTGTGGAAGAAAAAGGCTTAATTACCCTAGCAAAAGCTTTGGAAAAAATCCCCGAAAAACCTTGGAAGTGGTTATTATTAGGACGCGGCGATTTAGAGTCACAGTTACTCGCTTGGGCGGCAGAAAATGGCTTTACTGATAGAGTAATTATAGTGGAAAGTGTTCCCCATGACCAAGTATATCAATATATTAATTTAATGAATGTTTTGGTTTTACCTTCGGAAACTACCTATAAGTTTAAAACTTTAACTTCTGTGGGCTGGAAAGAACAGTTTGGTCATGTTTTAATTGAGGCGATCGCTTGTAAAGTGCCGGTAATTGGGTCGGACTCTGGAGAAATTCCTTATGTGATCGATGATGCTGGGTTAGTGTTTCCTGAAAAAGATGTGGCAGCGTTGCAAAATTGCTTGATGCAACTGATGGAAAATCCCCAGTTAGCTGCGGAATTGGGGGAAAAAGGTTATCAAAGAGCGATCGCGCACTATACCAACCAAGCCCTAGCCCAAGAATTGTTAAAATTTTACCAACAATTGCTCGTTGCTGATATTTCTTGA
- a CDS encoding DUF5615 family PIN-like protein: MSLRLLLDEDSQAKKLVTLLQEAGYDIVTVNQAGLMGKADAIVLDFAREEGRILLTRNCHDFFNLHAANSSHPGILAIYEYPNPAKNLSYAMIVKAIANIEAAGIELNQQFIPINQWNY; encoded by the coding sequence TTGAGTCTAAGACTACTGCTTGATGAAGACTCCCAAGCCAAGAAATTGGTTACTTTACTCCAAGAAGCCGGTTACGATATTGTCACCGTGAATCAAGCTGGATTAATGGGAAAAGCTGATGCAATTGTGCTTGATTTTGCCAGAGAAGAAGGGCGGATATTATTGACTCGAAATTGCCATGATTTTTTCAACCTTCATGCGGCAAATTCATCTCATCCAGGGATATTGGCGATTTATGAATATCCGAATCCGGCTAAAAATTTGAGTTATGCTATGATTGTCAAAGCTATTGCTAATATAGAGGCCGCAGGTATCGAGTTAAACCAGCAATTTATTCCTATAAATCAATGGAATTATTGA
- the hpsP gene encoding hormogonium polysaccharide biosynthesis glycosyltransferase HpsP, whose protein sequence is MRILQIIPAISLVYGGPSQMVLGLSAALANEGVDVTILTTNSNGDTGQAPLDVPLNQPIAQDGYQVIYFRCSPFRRYKFSVDLLSWLATHAHEFDLAHLHALFSPVISAAATVARVKKLPYILRPLGTLDPADLQKKKQLKKIYTTLWERGNIAGASALHFTSHQEAIISERFGVKTQDLIIPLGVKFQSVNPEVCDVRSQLNIPRDRPLLLFLSRIEPKKGLNLLLPALETLIAEGFKFHFVLAGSNPQDPDYEAMIKAKIKASPLEKCTTITGFVTGNFKAALLQQADLFVLPSYYENFGIAVAEAMAAGTAVCISRGVYIWEDVQGADAGWVCDCNLEDLVSQLRMALQHPEDLSRRGNNGQVYANHAYRWSAIAQETIKAYQGIIF, encoded by the coding sequence ATGCGAATTCTGCAAATCATTCCGGCAATATCCCTCGTTTATGGCGGCCCCAGTCAAATGGTTTTAGGGCTTTCTGCTGCCCTAGCTAATGAAGGGGTTGATGTGACAATTTTAACCACTAATTCTAATGGAGATACGGGACAAGCGCCATTAGATGTTCCTTTAAATCAGCCTATTGCCCAAGATGGTTATCAGGTGATTTATTTTCGCTGTAGTCCATTTCGGCGATATAAATTTTCTGTGGATTTATTGAGTTGGCTGGCAACCCATGCCCATGAGTTTGATTTAGCCCATTTACACGCTTTATTTTCCCCAGTAATTTCCGCCGCAGCGACGGTGGCAAGAGTGAAAAAGTTACCTTATATTTTACGGCCTTTAGGCACTCTAGACCCGGCGGATTTACAGAAGAAAAAACAGCTAAAAAAAATCTATACAACTCTGTGGGAAAGAGGCAATATTGCCGGGGCGTCAGCGCTGCATTTTACCAGTCATCAAGAGGCGATTATTTCTGAACGGTTTGGGGTGAAAACCCAGGATTTAATCATTCCCTTGGGGGTAAAATTTCAGTCGGTTAATCCAGAAGTTTGTGACGTGAGAAGTCAGTTAAATATTCCCCGCGATCGCCCCTTATTATTATTTCTTTCGCGCATAGAACCGAAAAAAGGACTAAATCTGCTTTTGCCTGCTTTGGAAACCCTAATCGCCGAAGGGTTTAAATTTCACTTTGTCCTCGCTGGAAGTAATCCCCAAGACCCGGATTATGAAGCGATGATTAAGGCCAAAATAAAAGCCTCCCCCCTGGAAAAATGCACAACTATCACCGGATTTGTCACCGGAAATTTTAAGGCAGCTTTATTACAACAAGCGGATTTATTTGTCTTACCTTCTTATTATGAAAATTTTGGCATTGCGGTGGCAGAAGCAATGGCAGCAGGGACAGCGGTTTGTATTTCGCGGGGGGTCTATATTTGGGAAGATGTGCAAGGGGCAGATGCCGGTTGGGTTTGTGATTGTAATCTGGAAGATTTAGTGAGTCAATTAAGGATGGCATTACAACATCCAGAAGATTTATCCCGTCGGGGAAACAATGGACAAGTTTATGCGAATCATGCTTATCGTTGGTCGGCGATCGCCCAGGAAACTATCAAAGCTTATCAAGGGATTATTTTTTAG
- a CDS encoding NfeD-like protein: protein MLPIYIFSFTIGGIFVALAALAGLDGVDFDHPFDADIEVREESRNIEEGEKILTLTKRPKKMTLWLPFLTIKFWTFGSCFFGLTGIVLSKLTPGIPELAIASISVLIGSFCGTSMVWVLRNLRRHQADSLIRANDLIGLSGKVSLPFDSQSKGKVQLTLKGSNLDLVAFTDEEKGFKKGDRVLIVGLKNNQLWVVTDESTDI from the coding sequence ATGCTACCCATCTATATTTTTTCCTTTACTATTGGCGGAATTTTCGTCGCCCTCGCTGCGTTGGCAGGATTGGACGGCGTAGATTTTGACCATCCCTTCGACGCTGACATCGAAGTTAGAGAAGAATCTCGGAACATTGAAGAAGGGGAGAAAATACTCACCCTGACCAAGCGACCCAAAAAAATGACTTTGTGGTTGCCGTTTTTGACGATTAAATTTTGGACGTTCGGAAGTTGTTTTTTCGGCTTAACCGGCATTGTGCTGTCGAAATTGACCCCCGGAATTCCTGAACTGGCGATCGCCTCAATATCGGTACTCATCGGTAGTTTTTGCGGCACTTCAATGGTTTGGGTTTTGCGAAACTTGCGGCGCCATCAAGCGGATTCCTTAATTCGTGCCAATGATTTAATTGGTCTATCCGGTAAAGTCTCTCTTCCTTTTGACAGCCAGAGCAAGGGGAAAGTTCAACTAACCCTCAAAGGTTCAAACCTCGATTTAGTGGCGTTCACCGATGAAGAAAAAGGCTTTAAAAAAGGCGATCGCGTCTTAATTGTTGGCCTGAAAAATAATCAACTTTGGGTCGTCACTGATGAATCCACGGATATTTAA
- a CDS encoding SPFH domain-containing protein, with protein MEFIFSLAIILSVAGGAGTLVLRNLYYICQPSEVLIFAGSDRQLEDGRRVGYRLVKGGSSIRTPLLERAFRMDLSNMIIELKVTGAYSKGGIPLTVEGVANIKVAGSEPTIHNAIERLLGKSRKEIETLARETLEGNLRGVLASLTPQQINEDKMAFAKSLLDEAEDDLEKLGIVLDNLQIQNISDDVHYLDSIGRKQQAELQRDARIAEAEAKATSAIRNAENERITALKRIERDIEIAKAEAERRVKNALTQRVAVVAEAEAEIASEVARRQAEVAVQTERIKQVEQQLQADVVAPAEAECKRAISRAKGNAARIIEDGKAQAEGSKRLVESWQAAGPAAREIFLFQKLEILLKTMVATVPEVDVRNVTVIDGNNGNNASKIASFMEQMRQTTGLDIVDAVRSFSGQQPVKDARVLPKATAKPQTNNFSSDAPSLAIASKEVASTNVDVNAYNALRSDVQQILERLAEKNPSNRQAERAIEAVIKENLSLKNRLKRTLEVRGSEVLQEIFEHPVIRIPAGMIKVWVEQD; from the coding sequence ATGGAGTTCATTTTTTCACTAGCAATTATCTTGAGTGTGGCTGGTGGGGCGGGGACTTTGGTTCTGCGTAACCTTTATTATATTTGTCAGCCCAGTGAGGTGTTAATTTTTGCCGGAAGCGATCGCCAATTGGAAGACGGACGGCGGGTGGGATATCGCTTAGTTAAAGGCGGTAGCAGTATTCGCACTCCTTTATTAGAGCGGGCATTTCGCATGGATTTAAGCAACATGATCATTGAATTGAAGGTCACGGGAGCTTATTCCAAAGGCGGAATTCCCCTCACCGTGGAAGGGGTGGCGAATATTAAAGTTGCTGGAAGTGAACCGACTATCCACAATGCGATCGAGCGTTTACTCGGCAAAAGTCGCAAGGAAATCGAAACTTTAGCCAGGGAAACTTTAGAAGGAAATTTGCGTGGGGTGTTGGCTTCTTTGACGCCGCAACAAATTAATGAAGATAAAATGGCTTTTGCCAAAAGCTTGCTCGACGAAGCCGAAGATGACCTAGAAAAATTAGGCATAGTTTTGGATAATTTGCAAATTCAAAATATCTCTGATGATGTGCATTATCTCGATTCTATTGGCCGTAAACAACAAGCGGAATTGCAACGGGATGCCCGCATTGCCGAAGCGGAGGCCAAAGCCACTTCAGCCATTCGCAATGCGGAAAACGAGCGAATTACCGCCCTGAAACGCATTGAAAGAGATATTGAGATTGCCAAAGCGGAGGCCGAACGCCGGGTAAAAAATGCCTTAACTCAGCGGGTGGCTGTGGTGGCCGAAGCGGAAGCCGAAATTGCCTCGGAAGTGGCTCGCCGACAAGCAGAAGTCGCCGTGCAAACGGAACGAATTAAACAAGTTGAACAACAGTTACAAGCGGATGTGGTCGCCCCTGCGGAAGCGGAATGTAAGCGGGCGATCTCTCGTGCTAAGGGAAATGCGGCGCGAATTATTGAAGATGGGAAAGCCCAAGCGGAAGGAAGTAAGCGTTTAGTGGAATCTTGGCAAGCGGCTGGCCCCGCAGCGCGAGAAATTTTCCTGTTCCAAAAGTTAGAAATTTTGTTAAAAACAATGGTGGCCACGGTGCCAGAAGTGGATGTGCGTAATGTCACCGTAATTGATGGCAATAACGGCAATAATGCTAGTAAAATCGCCAGTTTTATGGAGCAAATGCGGCAAACCACTGGGTTAGATATTGTGGATGCGGTGCGGAGTTTTAGCGGTCAACAGCCGGTAAAAGATGCGCGGGTTTTACCCAAAGCAACCGCCAAGCCTCAAACCAATAATTTCTCGTCCGATGCTCCATCTTTAGCGATCGCCTCCAAAGAGGTTGCATCTACCAACGTTGATGTTAATGCTTATAACGCTTTGCGATCGGATGTGCAGCAAATCCTAGAAAGGTTAGCAGAAAAAAATCCCAGTAATCGGCAAGCGGAACGGGCGATCGAAGCGGTAATCAAAGAAAATTTATCCCTGAAAAACCGCTTAAAACGCACCTTAGAAGTGCGCGGCAGTGAGGTGTTACAAGAAATCTTTGAGCATCCGGTTATTCGCATTCCCGCAGGCATGATTAAGGTTTGGGTTGAGCAAGATTAA